GCCTGCTCTGGCCGATCAAGCAGACGTACGGCAACCGCATCTCCTGGGCCGATCTGATCATCCTGGCGGGCAACTGCGCCCTGGAATCGATGGGCTTCACCCCCTTCGGCTTCGGCGGCGGCCGGGTGGACATCTGGCAGCCGGAGGAGGACATCTACTGGGGCCGCGAGACCAGCTGGATGGGCGATGAGCGCCACAGCGACGACCACACGCTGGAAAACCCCCTGGCCGCGGTGCAGATGGGGCTGATCTACGTGAACCCGGAAGGTCCGAACGGTCAGCCCGATCCGGTGGCCTCGGGCCGCGACGTGCGCGAGACCTTCCTCCGCATGGCCATGAACGACGAGGAGACCGTGGCCCTGGTGGCAGGGGGCCACACCTTCGGCAAGGCCCACGGTGCCGGCAGCCCCGAACTGGTGGGTCCCGCTCCCGAGGGCGCGGCCCTCGAGGACCAGGGCCTGGGCTGGCGCAACGCCTTCGGCAGCGGCAAGGGCGCCGATGCCACCACCAGCGGCATCGAGGGCGCCTGGAAGCCCAACCCCACCAGCTGGGACCGGGGCTACTTCGAGATGCTGTTCGGCTACGACTGGGAACTGGTGAAGAGTCCGGCCGGGGCCTGGCAGTGGCAGGCGCTGCACGTGCGCGAGGAGCACCTCATCCCCGACGCCCACGATCCGGCGAAGCGGCATCCGCCGATCATGACCACCGCCGATCTCTCGCTCCGCTACGACCCGCTCTACGAACCGATCGCCCGCCGCTTCCACCAGGACCAGCAGGCCTTCGCCCGCGCCTGGTTCAAGCTCACCCACCGGGACATGGGCCCCAAGGCCCTATATCTCGGCCCCGAGGTGCCCGAGGAGGACCTGCTCTGGCAGGACCCGATCCCGGCGGTGGACCATCCCCTGATCCAGGAGCCCGCCATCGCGGCGCTCAAGGCCGAGCTGCTGGCCTCCGGCCTCAGCACCGCCGAGCTGGTGGCCACCGCCTGGGCCTCCGCCTCCACCTTCCGCGGCTCCGACAAGCGCGGCGGCGCCAACGGCGGCCGCCTCCGCCTGGCCCCCCAGAACGGCTGGGAGGTGAACGAGCCCGAGCAGCTGGCCCGCGTGCTGGCGGTGCTGGAGGGCATCCAGCAGCGCTTCAACGCCGCCCAGGGCGACGGCACCCGGGTGTCGCTCGCGGATCTGGTCGTGCTGGGCGGCTGCGCCGCTGTGGAAGCCGCCGCCCGGTCAGGCGGCCATGCCGTGGCGGTGCCCTTCCGTCCCGGCCGCGCCGATGCCAGCCAGGAGCTCACCGATGTGGAGGCCTTCGCGGTGCTGGAACCCCAGGCCGACGGCTTCCGCAACTTCCAGAAGCGCTCCTTCGCCGTGCCGGCCGAGGAGCTGCTGCTGGATCGGGCCCAGCTGCTCACCCTCAGCGCCCCGGAGATGACCGTGCTGGTGGGCGGCCTGCGGGTGCTGGGGGCCAACACCGGCGGCTCCAGCCAGGGGGTGTTCACCACCCGGGCCGGCACCCTCAGCAACGACTTCTTCGTGAACCTGCTGGACATGGCCACGGTGTGGACGCCCAGCGGCGAGGAGGCCAGCAGCTTCGAGGGCCGCGACCGCCACAGCGGTGCCCTGCGCTGGACCGCCAGCCGGGTGGATCTGGTGTTCGGCTCCAACTCCCAGCTGCGGGCGATCGCCGAGGTGTATGCCCAGAGCGACGGGGCCGAGAAGTTCGTGGCGGATTTCGTCGCCGCCTGGGGCAAGGTGATGGAGCTCGACCGCTTCGACCTGCGCTGAGGCCAGGGGGCTGGCCAGGAGCCATAGCCTGGGCACAACAACCCAGGAGCGCGGCCATGCCCCGGCTTGCCCATCGCCGTCTTGGTGTCGCCATCGGCGCCGCCCTGGCCCTGGGGGGTCTGGGGGCCTGGCTCCATCCCTACCTGGCGGCCACCCGGCCCCAGCAGGTGGAAGCCGAGCCCACCACCACCGCCCTGCTGCCCAGCGACCCCGGGCTGAGCCGCACCGCCGACGGCCGCCACTACCCGTTGGTGCCCGCCGACCCCCGGGAGCTGGCCGCCCTGCTGGCCCGGGTGGAGGCCGCCATCCGCTCGCCCGACACCCCGGAGGCGGAGCTGCCCGAACTGGGACACCAGCAGCAGGTGATCTACCGGGTGCTCTCCCACAAGCCGGAGCAATCGGCCCTGGTGCGCCAGCAACTGCCACAGCGCTGGCAGAGCGTGTTCGACCGGCACCTGGCGGCGCGGCGTGAGTTCCTCGCCATGCACCGAGGCGGCACCAAACCCACCTCCCTGCCGGCCTGGCGGATCATCGCGCCCGAACCGCCCGAGGCCCTGATCAGCCACTACAAGAAGGCTGAGGCCGCCACGGGCATTGCCTGGGAGGTGCTGGCGGCAGTGAATCTGGTGGAAACCGGCATGGGCCGCATCGATGGCGTGTCGGTGGCCAACGCCCAGGGGCCGATGCAGTTCCTGCCCACCACCTGGGCCGAGCGGGGCATCGGCAAGGGGGACATCCACGATCCCCATGACGCCATCCAGGCCGCCGCCCGCTACCTGGTGCGCCGCGGCGGGCTCCAGGACATCCGCAAGGGTCTGTGGGGCTACAACAACAGCGACCACTACGGCCGCGCCGTGCTCCACTACGCCTCTCTGATCGAGGAGGATCCGCGGGCCTATCTGGGGCTCTACCACTGGGAGATCCACTTCGGCACCGCCGCCGGCGACCTCTGGCTGCCGGTGGGCTACGACCAGCCCCAGCGCATCCCGGTGACGGCCTTCCTGCAGCGCTCGCCTGCCAGTGCGCCGCCGCCCGGCTCCTCGGGCTACTGAGCTCGAGCCACTGAGCGACGTCAGGCCTCGGCAAGCCGCAGACCGATCTGCTTCGGCACCCCCTCGGGCAGGTTGCGCGAGATCGGGCAGTGGGTCATGCGCTCCTGCATCCAGGCGATCGCCTCGGCATCGACCCGGTCGCGCTCCTCGGCACTGGCTGCGGGATCGAGGCCCATGCGGAAGTCGCCCTCCACCCGCTCCACGATCCAGGTGCTGCTGGTGGTCACCTCGAAGCTGGCCTCCACCCGCTCCAGGGGAAGCTGTCGCTCGCGGGCGTTGGCCACCAGATAGGTGTGCTGACACAGCAGCAGGGAAATCAGGTAGAGGCGGAAACCCGGCATGGTGAGGCTGAGCTGCTGGGATTCCCACTGCCCCTCCGGAGTGAGGAACTCCACCACCAGGTCACCGGTGGCGCGCTCGGGCGCGGGGTGGCTGCTGCGCAGCCGGAACTGAAACAGGCGTTGGTCCATCAGCAGGGAGCGGGAGGAACAGAAGCGAGGGGCGTGGGCCCGGAGCGGGCCACGGTGGCAGGGGGAGCGGCGGCAGCCGTCGGGGGCTCATGGCGGCGCCAGGCCTCGGCTCCGGTGAGCAGGGCCGAGCCGATCAGCAGGGCCGAGAAGCCCTGCCGCAGCCGCCGATCGTTCAGGTGGGGGGCCAGCCACTGGCCCACGAAGGCCCCGCCGGCACCCCCCACTAGCAGGGGCAGCAGTAGTGGCACGGCACTGGCGGGCCAGTGGCCGAGGGCCAGGAGGGCCACGGCCGCATTCACCGCGATCAGCACCAGGCTGGTGCCGCTGGCCAGGGCCATCGGCAGGCCGGCGATCAGCACCAGGGCCGGCACGATCGCAAAGCCCCCGCCCACGCCGGCGACGCCGGTGAGCAGCCCCACCACCACCCCCTGCAGGGCCAGGGCAGGCGCGCCGCCGCCGGCAGGGGGCATGGGCGTGTTGGCGTCGCGGGGCCTGCGGCGGCGGGTGAGCAGCCAGGAGGCCACCAGCGCCGCCAGCGTGAACACCCCCAGCTGCACGGCTTCCGGAATCAGGCCGGCCCTCACCAGGCTGCCGCCGATCCAGCTGCCGGCCAGGGCAGGAAACCCGAGGATCAGGGCGGGGCGCAGGGCCACCTGACGCCGGCGCAGGTAGGGCCCCACATTGCCCAGGGCCAGCAGGGCCACCACGATCAAGGAGAGCGGCACCGCCTGGCGGGTGGGCAGCCCGGCGCCGCTCACCAGCAGGGGCAGCAGCAGGATCGAACCTCCGGCCCCGAGCACCGCCAGCAGGAAGCCGATCAGGCCCCCCCCTGCCAGGAGCAGCAGGGCCGTGGCCTCGATCACAGGCTCACCCGGTTCCAGGGCATGGCCGCCAGCAGGCGGGCCATGCCGCAGAAGCCGCTGATGCCGGCGAACACCAGACCCGCCCCCACGAAGCCCGCCAGCCAGATCCAGCCGGGCGCCACCGTCTGGCTGAGGATCACCCCCAGGAGCACCAGGGAGCCGGCGGCGATCTGCACCTGCCGCATCAGCGGCAGCGGCGCCCCCGCCAGCCGGCGCACGGGATAGCCGGCCCGCTGCCAGGCGGGCACGCCGCCCTCCAGGTCCATCACCGGATCGGGATGGCCCTGCTGCAGCAGCTGCCCCAACCCCTTGGAGCTGCGGTTGCCGCTGTGGCACACCAGCACCAGGGGGCCGTTCGGCAGGTCCGTGCGGCCGAGGCGGGCCAGCGGCACGTTGATGCTGCCGGCGATGTGCCCGCCGGCGTATTCCACCGGCTCACGCACATCAATCACGGTCACCGCCCGGGCGGCCAGCCGGTCGGCCAGCTGCTGGGGCGAGATCCGGGCGAGCTCGATGGGGGCATCAGAGCCGCGGTTGGTGGGGGGGGAGGTCGTGGTCATCGGAGGTTGCGTGAGGTGGGGGGAATCAGATCGGACGTGGGAAAAAAGCAGGGATGTCGAGATGTCAGGCTCCGGCCGGCGGGGCGCCGGTCTCCACCGGGTAGCCCTCGTCGCGCCAGCGGCCCAGGCCGCCGCGCAGGTTGGCCACCTGCTCGCGCCCGGCCTTCATCAGCTGCTGGGTGGCCAGGGCCGAACGGCTGCCCGAATGGCACACCAGCACCAGGGGCCGGTCCTGGGGCAGCTCGGCGGCACGGGCCTCCAGCTCCGGCAGGGGCAGGAGCTGGCTGCCGGGGATGCGGCCGTCGGGGCCGTTGAATTCCTCCGGTGCCCGCACGTCCACCAGGGCCACATCGCCGCTGTGGGCCGCCACCCAGGCGGGGGAGAGTTCCGGCAGGCCGGCATAGCTGCGCACCAGCGGCGCCCAGCTGGCCTGGGGCTCCGGCTGCCGCGGCCGTCCCGAGCGCATGTTGCCGGGCAGGGCCTCGGCGATGCGGTGGGGGTGGGGCAGCTTCATGTTCTCCATGTGCCCCACGAAGTCGCGCTCGGTGGCGCTGCCCCCCAGGCGGGCGTTGAAGGCCTTCTCCTCCGCCACGGAGGTGACGCCGCGGCCGGTGTAGTCGTGGCCGGGATAGAGCAGGCAGGTGTCCGGCAGGGTGAGGATCTGGCCGGTGATCGAGCTCCAGAGGGTGTGGGCGTTGCCCTGCTGGAAATCGCAGCGGCCGCAGCCGCGCACCAGCAGGGCATCGCCCGTGAAGGCCATCGACAGGTCGTCGAGCACGTAGGTGACGCAGCCGTTGGTGTGGCCCGGCGTGCTGCGCACCTCCAGGGAGCGGCGGCCGAAGCTCACCCGATCCCCATGGGCCAGGGGCCGGGTCACGTTCTCGGCGCCGGCGGCGGCGGCCAGGCCGATGGCACAGCCCGTGGCTTCGTGCAGCAGCCAGCTGCCGGTCACGTGGTCGGCATGGGCATGGGTGTCGAGCGAGGCCACCAGCGCGATGCCGAGTTCCTGCACCAGGGAGAGGTCGCGGCGGTGCTGCTCGTACACCGGATCGATGATCACGCCCTGCCCGCTGGCCACGTCGGCCAGCAGATAGGTGTAGGTGCCGGTGTCGGCGTCGAACAGCTGACGCAGCAGCAGCGGAGCACCTCCCGCGGCGGCGGCCAAAAGCAATGCACCGGCCGGTGCGGCAGCCGGGGTGGCCTCTGAGGCGGCAGCTGAGGCGGCAGCGGCTTGAGCGGTGGGGGCGACACCCCCGGGAGAAGAGACGGCCATGCGGCATCCCTGCAGACTGTTATGACGATAGCCGCATAGAGGGGAACAACGCAATCGATCCGCCGTTCTTCGTGCTGGCTGCCGCGACCGGCGGCCCGGCGAAGACCATGGCAGAATGCTTTTAGCGTCATAAAGAATCGCCATGGCCGGCCCGGGCACCATGCCCTCTCTCCAGCTGCTCGAGGAGTACTGCCAGTTCTTCCGGATCCTGAGTGAACCGGCGCGGCTGCAACTGCTCTGCCAGCTCAAGCAGGGGCCGATGGATGTGGCCGCCCTGATCGAGGCCACGGGCTTTTCGCAGTCGCACATCAGCCGCCAGCTGGGCCAGCTGCAGCGGGCCGGCCTGGTGCGCTGCGAGCGCGACGGGGTGCGCACCATCTGGCACGCAGACAGCGAACTGGTGGACGACCTCTGCACCCTGGTGCAGTCCCGCCTGCGGCAGCGCCTGGAGGCCCAGCTGCAGCAGCTCGGCGCCGCCTGAGGCGGCTTCGCCTGACAGCGCATTGCGGCGGATCGTGACAGGATCGCGCCACTTCTGACCCCATCGGGGGATCGGCGCCATGCCTGCTGCTCCGCGAGCTCCCCACCGCCCGCTGCCCGCACCGGCCCCGGGGGCGGTCGTCGGACCCAGGCGGGGCGCGGCGCTGGTGGCCCTGCTCGGGCTGATTCCCCTGGCCGCCTGCGCCCCCCCGGATGGATCGGGCCTGCAGAGCGCCAAGCTGAACGGCATCACCGCCCGCGACAAGCTGGTGTGCGGGGTGGAGGGCACCCTGCCCGGCTTCAGCTTCGTGGAGCCCGATGGCCGCTATTCCGGGCTCGATGTGGACACCTGCAAGGCCGTGGCCGCGGCCGTGCTGGGGGATCCCGACAAGGTGGAGTACCGCAACCTCAACTCCAGCGAGCGCTTCGCGGCCCTGGCCAGCGGCGAGGTGGACATGCTGGCCCGCAACACCACGGCCACCCTCAGCCGCGACGCCGCCGGCGGCAACGGCCTCAGCTTCGCCCCCACCACCTTCTACGACGGTCAGGGGGTGATGGCGCCGGTGAAGAGCGGCATCACCGATCTGAAGGGCCTCTCAGGCAAGGCGATCTGCGTGGAGAGCGGCACCACCACCGAGCTCAACCTGGCCGACCGGATGCGGGAGATCGACGTGCCCTACACCCCGCTCAAGTTCCAGACCAGCGACCAGACCTACGCCGCCTACCTGGGCGGCCGCTGCGCCGCGGTGACCAGCGACCGCTCCCAGCTGGCCGGCAAGCGCAGCAGCTTCCCCGCGCCGGACGACCACCAGCTGCTGCCGGATGTGCTCAGCAAGGAGCCCCTCTCACCGGCCACCACCAACGCCGATCCGGCCTGGGCCGATGCCCTGCGCTGGATCGTGTTCAGCCTGATGCAGGCCGAGGAATGGGGCATCACCCAGGCCAATCTCGACAGCAAGCTGGCGGAAGCCCAGGCCAACACCAACCTCGCCGACCTGCGGCGCTTCTTCGGCGTGGAGGGGGATTTCGGTCGCCAGCTCGGCCTGCCCGCCGACTTCACCGTGCGGGCGATCCGGGCCGTGGGCAACTACGGCGAGATCTTCGAGCGCAACGTGGGCACCACCTCCCGGCTCAAGCTGGAGCGGGGCCTCAACCGCCTCTGGAGCGAGGGTGGCCTGATCTACGCCCAGCCCTTCCGCTGATGGCGCTGCCCCAGACCCCGGCCGTGATTCCCTGGTGGCGCAACCGGCGCCTGCTGCCCTGGCTGCTGCAGGCGGCGGTGGCCCTGGTGGTGCTGCTGGTCGTCGCCTTCCTGCTGGGCAACCTGATCCGCAACCTCACCGCCGCCGGCCTGCTGCTCACCTGGCGCTGGCTGGGCCAGCCCGCCGGCTTCAACATCGGCGAATCAACCATCCCCTTCGACGCCGCCCTGCCCTACTGGCGCGCGCTGCTGGCCGGGCTGGCCAACACCCTGCGGGCGGTGGTGTGCGGCCTGATCGGCGCCACCCTGCTGGGCACGATGGCGGGCATGGCCAACTTCAGCAGCAACGGTCTGCTGCGGGGGCTGGTGCGGGGCTATGTGGAGGTGGTGCGCAACATCCCGCTGCTGCTTCAGCTGGTGTTCTGGTACTTCGTGGTGTTCCTCGCCCTGCC
This sequence is a window from Cyanobium sp. PCC 7001. Protein-coding genes within it:
- the katG gene encoding catalase/peroxidase HPI, producing the protein MTAISSCPFAARAGAATAQDDAPNRRWWPQQLNLGILHQHAPASNPLGSGFDYAEAFGQLDFAALKRDLHTLMTDSQDWWPADWGHYGGLFIRMAWHSAGTYRTGDGRGGGGTGNQRFAPVNSWPDNGNLDKARRLLWPIKQTYGNRISWADLIILAGNCALESMGFTPFGFGGGRVDIWQPEEDIYWGRETSWMGDERHSDDHTLENPLAAVQMGLIYVNPEGPNGQPDPVASGRDVRETFLRMAMNDEETVALVAGGHTFGKAHGAGSPELVGPAPEGAALEDQGLGWRNAFGSGKGADATTSGIEGAWKPNPTSWDRGYFEMLFGYDWELVKSPAGAWQWQALHVREEHLIPDAHDPAKRHPPIMTTADLSLRYDPLYEPIARRFHQDQQAFARAWFKLTHRDMGPKALYLGPEVPEEDLLWQDPIPAVDHPLIQEPAIAALKAELLASGLSTAELVATAWASASTFRGSDKRGGANGGRLRLAPQNGWEVNEPEQLARVLAVLEGIQQRFNAAQGDGTRVSLADLVVLGGCAAVEAAARSGGHAVAVPFRPGRADASQELTDVEAFAVLEPQADGFRNFQKRSFAVPAEELLLDRAQLLTLSAPEMTVLVGGLRVLGANTGGSSQGVFTTRAGTLSNDFFVNLLDMATVWTPSGEEASSFEGRDRHSGALRWTASRVDLVFGSNSQLRAIAEVYAQSDGAEKFVADFVAAWGKVMELDRFDLR
- a CDS encoding lytic transglycosylase domain-containing protein, whose product is MPRLAHRRLGVAIGAALALGGLGAWLHPYLAATRPQQVEAEPTTTALLPSDPGLSRTADGRHYPLVPADPRELAALLARVEAAIRSPDTPEAELPELGHQQQVIYRVLSHKPEQSALVRQQLPQRWQSVFDRHLAARREFLAMHRGGTKPTSLPAWRIIAPEPPEALISHYKKAEAATGIAWEVLAAVNLVETGMGRIDGVSVANAQGPMQFLPTTWAERGIGKGDIHDPHDAIQAAARYLVRRGGLQDIRKGLWGYNNSDHYGRAVLHYASLIEEDPRAYLGLYHWEIHFGTAAGDLWLPVGYDQPQRIPVTAFLQRSPASAPPPGSSGY
- a CDS encoding sulfite exporter TauE/SafE family protein, with the protein product MIEATALLLLAGGGLIGFLLAVLGAGGSILLLPLLVSGAGLPTRQAVPLSLIVVALLALGNVGPYLRRRQVALRPALILGFPALAGSWIGGSLVRAGLIPEAVQLGVFTLAALVASWLLTRRRRPRDANTPMPPAGGGAPALALQGVVVGLLTGVAGVGGGFAIVPALVLIAGLPMALASGTSLVLIAVNAAVALLALGHWPASAVPLLLPLLVGGAGGAFVGQWLAPHLNDRRLRQGFSALLIGSALLTGAEAWRRHEPPTAAAAPPATVARSGPTPLASVPPAPC
- a CDS encoding rhodanese-like domain-containing protein: MTTTSPPTNRGSDAPIELARISPQQLADRLAARAVTVIDVREPVEYAGGHIAGSINVPLARLGRTDLPNGPLVLVCHSGNRSSKGLGQLLQQGHPDPVMDLEGGVPAWQRAGYPVRRLAGAPLPLMRQVQIAAGSLVLLGVILSQTVAPGWIWLAGFVGAGLVFAGISGFCGMARLLAAMPWNRVSL
- a CDS encoding rhodanese-like domain-containing protein; translation: MAAAAGGAPLLLRQLFDADTGTYTYLLADVASGQGVIIDPVYEQHRRDLSLVQELGIALVASLDTHAHADHVTGSWLLHEATGCAIGLAAAAGAENVTRPLAHGDRVSFGRRSLEVRSTPGHTNGCVTYVLDDLSMAFTGDALLVRGCGRCDFQQGNAHTLWSSITGQILTLPDTCLLYPGHDYTGRGVTSVAEEKAFNARLGGSATERDFVGHMENMKLPHPHRIAEALPGNMRSGRPRQPEPQASWAPLVRSYAGLPELSPAWVAAHSGDVALVDVRAPEEFNGPDGRIPGSQLLPLPELEARAAELPQDRPLVLVCHSGSRSALATQQLMKAGREQVANLRGGLGRWRDEGYPVETGAPPAGA
- a CDS encoding helix-turn-helix transcriptional regulator, yielding MPSLQLLEEYCQFFRILSEPARLQLLCQLKQGPMDVAALIEATGFSQSHISRQLGQLQRAGLVRCERDGVRTIWHADSELVDDLCTLVQSRLRQRLEAQLQQLGAA
- a CDS encoding amino acid ABC transporter substrate-binding protein, whose protein sequence is MALLGLIPLAACAPPDGSGLQSAKLNGITARDKLVCGVEGTLPGFSFVEPDGRYSGLDVDTCKAVAAAVLGDPDKVEYRNLNSSERFAALASGEVDMLARNTTATLSRDAAGGNGLSFAPTTFYDGQGVMAPVKSGITDLKGLSGKAICVESGTTTELNLADRMREIDVPYTPLKFQTSDQTYAAYLGGRCAAVTSDRSQLAGKRSSFPAPDDHQLLPDVLSKEPLSPATTNADPAWADALRWIVFSLMQAEEWGITQANLDSKLAEAQANTNLADLRRFFGVEGDFGRQLGLPADFTVRAIRAVGNYGEIFERNVGTTSRLKLERGLNRLWSEGGLIYAQPFR